The Saccharopolyspora gloriosae genome window below encodes:
- a CDS encoding flavin-containing monooxygenase encodes MRASSTSDAGGPIDVDAVVIGAGFAGLYMLHELRSRGFSVRVLEAGSDVGGTWYWNRYPGARCDIESVDYSYSFSESLQQEWEWSERYPAQPELLRYLSHVADRFDLRRDITFDARVTAAHFDEAAACWTVHAPGLPPVVSRFCIMATGCLSVPQVPELAGLDDFQGPVHHTGTWPESDVDFTGRAVGVIGTGSSGIQSIPVIARQAARLTVFQRTPNFSVPAFNGPLDPDEVREIKANYSHRRRANRASVAGLEWAANEQHTFDVDEHQRRREFENRWRRGGFHLLGAYADIRTDQRANDEVAEFVRGKIREAVHDPATAEALLPYEHPLGSKRVCVDTGYFETYNYDHVALVDLRKSPLETVTARGVRAGGVEHELDALVLATGFDAMTGALNRIDVRGRDGYELAEEWSGGPATYLGLGSAGFPNMFVLAGPGSPSVLVNMVTAIEQHVQWTATCLEHLRRNGYRSIEATEQAQHDWVEHVRELAAETLFSKAASWYLGANVPGKQQVFMPYVGGLDVYEEICEAVAADDYRGFDLE; translated from the coding sequence ATGCGAGCTTCTTCGACCTCCGATGCCGGGGGCCCGATCGACGTCGACGCGGTGGTGATCGGAGCCGGGTTCGCCGGGCTCTACATGCTCCACGAACTGCGGTCGCGCGGTTTCTCGGTTCGCGTGCTGGAAGCCGGTTCGGACGTCGGCGGAACCTGGTACTGGAACCGCTACCCCGGCGCTCGCTGCGACATCGAGAGCGTCGACTACTCGTATTCGTTCTCCGAGTCGCTGCAACAGGAATGGGAGTGGTCGGAGCGATATCCGGCCCAGCCCGAGCTCCTGCGCTACCTCTCGCACGTCGCGGACCGGTTCGACCTGCGCCGCGACATCACGTTCGACGCGCGGGTCACGGCCGCGCACTTCGACGAGGCCGCCGCGTGCTGGACGGTGCACGCGCCCGGACTGCCGCCGGTGGTGAGCCGGTTCTGCATCATGGCGACCGGATGCCTGTCGGTGCCGCAGGTTCCGGAGTTGGCCGGACTGGACGACTTCCAGGGTCCTGTGCACCACACCGGGACCTGGCCGGAGTCCGATGTGGACTTCACCGGCCGCGCCGTCGGCGTGATCGGGACCGGATCGTCGGGGATCCAATCGATCCCGGTGATCGCTCGGCAGGCCGCGCGGCTGACGGTGTTCCAGCGGACGCCGAACTTCTCCGTGCCCGCCTTCAACGGCCCGCTCGACCCGGACGAGGTCCGCGAGATCAAGGCGAACTACTCGCACCGGCGCCGGGCGAATCGGGCCAGCGTGGCCGGCTTGGAGTGGGCCGCGAACGAGCAGCACACCTTCGACGTGGACGAGCACCAGCGGCGCCGCGAGTTCGAGAACCGATGGAGACGCGGCGGTTTCCACCTGCTCGGTGCTTACGCCGACATCAGGACCGACCAGCGGGCCAACGACGAAGTCGCGGAATTCGTGCGCGGCAAGATCCGGGAAGCCGTGCACGACCCGGCCACCGCCGAGGCGTTGCTGCCTTACGAACATCCGCTGGGCTCCAAACGGGTCTGCGTGGACACCGGCTACTTCGAGACCTACAACTACGACCACGTGGCGCTCGTCGACCTCCGGAAGAGTCCACTGGAGACGGTCACGGCGCGGGGCGTGCGCGCGGGCGGGGTGGAGCACGAGCTGGATGCGCTGGTGCTGGCGACCGGGTTCGACGCGATGACCGGGGCGCTCAACCGCATCGACGTGCGGGGCCGGGACGGCTACGAGCTCGCCGAGGAGTGGAGCGGCGGACCGGCCACCTACCTGGGCCTGGGCTCGGCGGGATTCCCGAACATGTTCGTCCTCGCCGGCCCCGGCAGTCCATCGGTACTGGTCAACATGGTCACGGCCATCGAGCAGCACGTGCAGTGGACCGCCACCTGCCTGGAACACCTGCGCCGCAACGGTTACCGCAGCATCGAGGCCACCGAGCAGGCCCAGCACGACTGGGTCGAGCACGTGCGCGAACTCGCGGCCGAGACCCTGTTCTCGAAGGCGGCGTCCTGGTACCTCGGGGCGAACGTCCCCGGCAAGCAGCAGGTCTTCATGCCTTACGTCGGCGGACTCGACGTCTACGAAGAGATCTGCGAGGCGGTGGCCGCCGACGACTACCGCGGCTTCGACCTGGAGTGA
- a CDS encoding M15 family metallopeptidase, with protein MRKSHAALLACALAASTAQCGNPQPPASAPAPEFTSSVHRVDAAELGPSWRPECPVAPDRLRLLRLSHVGMDGRERTGRLIVHEDRVPQTIAAFARLHELRFPVERMRPAGEYQDASDELSMRDDNTSAFSCRGISGSGSWSQHAYGRAIDINPLVNPYISTDGELQPATARPYLDRTRTDPGMLHEGDAAVRVFTEAGWAWGGGWHDPKDYQHFELP; from the coding sequence ATGAGGAAGTCCCACGCCGCGCTGCTCGCGTGCGCGCTCGCCGCATCGACCGCGCAGTGCGGAAATCCGCAACCTCCCGCGAGCGCACCCGCGCCGGAGTTCACCTCCAGCGTGCACCGGGTCGACGCGGCCGAACTCGGCCCGAGCTGGCGGCCCGAATGCCCCGTCGCCCCGGACCGGTTGCGGCTGCTGCGGCTGAGCCACGTCGGCATGGACGGCCGCGAGCGCACCGGGCGGCTCATCGTGCACGAGGACCGGGTGCCGCAGACCATCGCCGCGTTCGCCCGCCTCCACGAGCTGCGGTTCCCCGTCGAGCGGATGCGCCCGGCCGGGGAATACCAGGACGCCTCCGACGAGCTGTCGATGCGCGACGACAACACCTCCGCGTTCAGCTGCCGCGGCATCAGCGGCAGCGGCAGCTGGTCGCAGCACGCCTACGGGCGCGCCATCGACATCAATCCGCTGGTCAACCCGTACATCAGCACCGACGGTGAACTCCAGCCCGCCACGGCGCGTCCTTACCTGGACCGCACCCGGACGGATCCGGGGATGCTGCACGAGGGCGACGCCGCCGTGCGGGTGTTCACCGAAGCGGGCTGGGCCTGGGGCGGCGGCTGGCACGACCCCAAGGACTACCAGCACTTCGAACTCCCGTGA
- a CDS encoding TetR/AcrR family transcriptional regulator — MTTAPPARAAKRGRPGYDLESLLAVAVRLFNERGYDGTSMEDLSRKLGISKSAIYHHVPSKEELLRLAVDRALDGLFATATAARARDESAVQRLEHLVRGSVLVLVDRLPFVTLLLRVRGNTKVERAALARRREFDQLITDLVAEAVRDGDLRPEFDAATVGRLLFGMVNSLVEWYRPRGGIGAEELADLVVAVAFDGLRKN, encoded by the coding sequence ATGACGACGGCACCACCGGCGCGCGCCGCCAAGCGCGGTCGCCCCGGCTACGACCTGGAGTCCCTGCTGGCCGTGGCGGTGCGGCTGTTCAACGAGCGCGGCTACGACGGGACCAGCATGGAGGACCTGTCCCGCAAGCTCGGCATCAGCAAGTCCGCCATCTACCACCACGTGCCCAGCAAGGAGGAGCTGCTGCGGCTCGCCGTCGACCGGGCGCTGGACGGGCTGTTCGCGACCGCCACGGCCGCCCGCGCGCGGGACGAGAGCGCCGTGCAGCGGCTGGAGCACCTGGTGCGCGGCAGCGTCCTGGTACTGGTGGACCGGCTGCCGTTCGTGACGCTGCTGCTGCGGGTGCGCGGCAACACCAAGGTGGAACGCGCCGCGCTGGCCCGCCGCCGGGAGTTCGACCAGCTGATCACCGACCTCGTCGCCGAAGCGGTCCGCGACGGCGACCTCCGGCCCGAGTTCGACGCCGCCACCGTCGGGCGCCTGCTGTTCGGCATGGTGAACTCGCTGGTCGAGTGGTATCGGCCGCGCGGCGGCATTGGCGCGGAGGAACTCGCGGACCTGGTCGTGGCCGTCGCGTTCGACGGACTGCGCAAGAATTGA
- a CDS encoding methylated-DNA--[protein]-cysteine S-methyltransferase has product MTTVHAVIDTPLGGLTLIARDGSLAAMHFDGGKHPPKEFGERADLPLFAEAQRQFEEYFERRRTEFDLPLAPRGKPFQLQVWELLKEIPYGETRTYGDLARRLGDVNYSQAVGAANGQNPLSVIVPCHRVIGADGSLTGYAGGLDRKRYLLALEEPAAVDAGRLF; this is encoded by the coding sequence ATGACGACGGTGCACGCGGTGATCGACACACCGCTCGGGGGACTGACGCTGATCGCCCGGGACGGGAGCTTGGCGGCGATGCACTTCGACGGCGGCAAGCACCCCCCGAAGGAGTTCGGCGAGCGCGCGGACCTCCCGCTGTTCGCCGAGGCGCAGCGCCAGTTCGAGGAGTACTTCGAACGACGGCGCACCGAGTTCGACCTGCCGCTCGCACCGCGCGGCAAGCCGTTCCAGCTCCAGGTCTGGGAACTGCTCAAGGAGATCCCGTACGGCGAGACCCGCACCTACGGCGACCTGGCGCGGCGGCTCGGCGACGTGAACTACTCGCAGGCCGTGGGCGCGGCGAACGGGCAGAACCCGCTGTCGGTGATCGTGCCCTGCCACCGGGTCATCGGCGCCGACGGCAGCCTCACCGGCTACGCGGGCGGGCTGGACCGCAAGCGCTACCTGCTGGCCCTGGAGGAACCGGCCGCGGTGGACGCGGGCAGGCTCTTCTGA
- a CDS encoding RNA polymerase sigma factor — protein sequence MTPFERIVTEHGPVVLRVCRAVVGPDDAEDAWSETFLAALRSYPRLDPGANVQAWLVTIAHRKAIDITRARARRPVSVEHVPERPAVDGLPREPDPVWAALRELPDKQRQAVAYHHVAGLPYREIAELVGGSTEAARRAAADGIARLRATIGTEEGKL from the coding sequence ATGACCCCGTTCGAGCGGATCGTCACCGAGCACGGACCGGTGGTGCTGCGGGTGTGCCGGGCCGTGGTGGGCCCGGACGACGCCGAGGACGCCTGGTCGGAGACGTTCCTGGCCGCGCTGCGGTCCTATCCGCGGCTTGACCCGGGAGCCAACGTGCAGGCGTGGCTCGTCACGATCGCGCACCGCAAGGCCATCGACATCACCCGCGCGCGGGCGCGCCGCCCGGTGAGCGTCGAGCACGTCCCCGAACGGCCCGCCGTGGACGGGCTGCCGCGCGAACCCGACCCGGTGTGGGCGGCGTTGCGGGAGCTGCCCGACAAGCAGCGGCAGGCGGTGGCCTACCACCACGTCGCGGGCCTGCCCTACCGGGAGATCGCCGAGCTCGTCGGCGGCAGCACGGAGGCCGCGCGCCGGGCCGCGGCCGACGGCATCGCCCGGCTGCGCGCCACCATCGGCACGGAGGAGGGGAAGTTGTGA
- a CDS encoding methylated-DNA--[protein]-cysteine S-methyltransferase, translating to MTDQGEAPVRDDALERLHGRLAIAAEREGLLDVAYRTVDSPVGSLLLAATERGLVRVAFPGQDHEAVLAALADQVSPRVLAAPARLDAVSAQLDEYFAGRRHEFDVPLDLRLSTGFRRAVLDHLPRIAYGGTESYAQVAAAAGSPRAVRAVGTACATNPLPVVVPCHRVVRSDGSTGGYAGGPEAKRTLLTLESRGR from the coding sequence GTGACGGACCAGGGAGAAGCGCCGGTGCGCGACGACGCGCTGGAACGGCTGCACGGGAGGCTCGCCATCGCCGCCGAGCGGGAAGGACTGCTCGACGTCGCCTACCGCACGGTGGACTCGCCGGTCGGATCGCTGCTGCTGGCCGCGACCGAGCGGGGACTGGTGCGCGTCGCGTTCCCCGGCCAGGACCACGAGGCGGTGCTCGCCGCGCTCGCCGACCAGGTGAGCCCGCGGGTGCTGGCGGCCCCGGCGCGGCTGGACGCGGTCAGCGCGCAGCTCGACGAGTACTTCGCCGGGCGCAGGCACGAGTTCGACGTACCGCTGGACCTCCGGCTGTCCACGGGCTTCCGGCGCGCGGTGCTGGACCACCTGCCCCGCATCGCCTACGGCGGCACGGAGAGCTACGCGCAGGTGGCGGCGGCGGCCGGCAGCCCGCGCGCGGTCCGCGCCGTGGGCACGGCGTGCGCGACCAACCCGCTGCCCGTGGTCGTCCCGTGCCACCGGGTGGTCCGCTCCGACGGCTCCACCGGCGGCTACGCCGGCGGCCCAGAAGCCAAACGGACCCTCCTCACCCTGGAAAGCCGCGGACGGTGA
- a CDS encoding effector-associated constant component EACC1, with translation MPTQGIEARPDRTAASAERRNFVKPVLPGRSITAVDRDLPTPTWETAMDVAVRAVGPDSADRLRSLHQWLRDVDELRGRVSALETPPPPDAPGPVLDAVAPAVKSGAIRK, from the coding sequence GTGCCGACACAGGGCATCGAGGCCCGGCCCGATCGCACCGCCGCATCAGCGGAACGTCGCAACTTCGTCAAACCGGTCCTGCCGGGGCGCTCGATCACTGCGGTCGATCGTGATCTGCCTACGCCGACTTGGGAAACCGCCATGGACGTCGCAGTGCGGGCTGTCGGACCCGATTCCGCTGATCGCCTGCGGTCGCTGCACCAGTGGCTGCGCGACGTCGACGAGTTGCGCGGGCGGGTGTCCGCGCTGGAGACCCCGCCGCCGCCCGACGCGCCGGGGCCGGTGCTGGACGCGGTGGCGCCGGCCGTCAAGTCCGGGGCGATTCGCAAATGA
- a CDS encoding peptidase inhibitor family I36 protein, giving the protein MVLVASVMASFVLVTPSGAAQEGYDRCPHGSFCLFSGVDGTGAIGIFEQGSPDLRQQGVDNSVYSFWNRSARQFEGFDGYDYEGQLTLRQGAYGVPKNSGPTAVPTSSARVS; this is encoded by the coding sequence GTGGTGTTGGTCGCGTCGGTGATGGCGAGCTTCGTGCTGGTGACGCCGTCCGGTGCCGCGCAGGAGGGCTACGACCGTTGTCCGCACGGCTCCTTCTGCTTGTTCTCCGGGGTCGATGGCACGGGCGCTATCGGGATCTTCGAACAAGGTTCGCCTGACCTGCGCCAGCAGGGCGTGGACAACAGCGTGTACTCCTTCTGGAACCGGTCGGCGCGGCAGTTCGAGGGTTTCGACGGGTACGACTACGAAGGTCAGCTGACCCTGCGGCAGGGGGCCTACGGCGTTCCCAAGAACAGCGGCCCGACCGCGGTCCCGACCAGCTCGGCGCGGGTCTCGTGA
- a CDS encoding putative quinol monooxygenase, protein MIAHTKHAPTGKIISAYYTVHPEDRTTFIDAVLPHLTTTSQQDGCTYYVFAQDLTDENTIHLIEGWRDQAAIDAHNADENFLAAVRAVLDGVRILDYQAEIYDVAAQVSGAAPPTSAD, encoded by the coding sequence ATGATCGCCCACACCAAGCACGCGCCGACCGGCAAGATCATCAGCGCTTACTACACGGTTCACCCCGAAGACCGCACGACGTTCATCGACGCTGTCCTGCCGCACCTGACCACCACGTCCCAGCAGGACGGCTGCACGTACTACGTGTTCGCGCAAGACCTCACCGACGAGAACACGATCCACCTCATCGAAGGGTGGCGCGACCAAGCCGCCATCGACGCCCACAACGCCGACGAGAACTTCCTCGCGGCCGTGCGCGCCGTCCTCGACGGCGTGCGAATCCTCGACTACCAGGCCGAGATCTACGACGTCGCGGCCCAGGTCTCCGGCGCGGCTCCCCCCACCAGCGCGGACTGA
- a CDS encoding DUF2277 domain-containing protein codes for MCRSIKTLRPPYAEQVTDDDVRAAAVQYVRKISGFRRPAAHNAAAFDRAVDTIAQATTELLDSLEVRGSRT; via the coding sequence ATGTGCCGAAGCATCAAGACCCTCCGCCCGCCGTACGCCGAGCAGGTCACCGACGATGACGTGCGCGCCGCAGCGGTGCAGTACGTCCGCAAGATCTCCGGATTCCGCCGGCCCGCCGCGCACAACGCCGCGGCCTTCGACCGCGCAGTGGACACCATCGCGCAAGCCACCACGGAACTACTCGACTCCCTGGAGGTCCGCGGCTCCCGAACCTGA
- a CDS encoding citryl-CoA lyase — MSTPAFDTPEQYEDEVTGWWRTGISRIRPGEILLRGYPVEQLIGQVSFVDMVWLMLREQRPTEAQRRLLEAALVSAVDHGPQAPSIAAARMAATCGVGLNNAVATGVNLLGDVHGGAGQQCMELLAGLEDEISGGADPDSAAERIVAEHRNARRPVPGFGHRFHPRDPRRDPLLALAGEAAEAGEISGRALRAGTALEAALARGRSRPVPMNIDGATAIIYRELGFAAELGRGLFVLSRSVGILSHAWEEKSAGTRIKGPLPRPLLAAYEGEPRRDLA; from the coding sequence ATGAGCACCCCCGCCTTCGACACCCCCGAGCAGTACGAGGACGAGGTCACCGGCTGGTGGCGCACCGGGATCAGCCGAATCCGTCCCGGTGAGATCCTGCTCCGCGGCTACCCGGTGGAGCAGCTGATCGGGCAGGTCTCCTTCGTGGACATGGTCTGGCTGATGCTGCGCGAGCAGCGGCCCACCGAGGCCCAGCGGCGGCTCCTGGAGGCCGCGCTCGTGTCGGCCGTCGACCACGGGCCGCAGGCGCCGTCCATCGCCGCCGCGAGGATGGCCGCCACCTGCGGAGTGGGCCTGAACAACGCCGTCGCCACCGGGGTGAACCTCCTCGGGGACGTGCACGGCGGCGCCGGGCAGCAGTGCATGGAACTGCTCGCCGGTCTCGAAGACGAGATCTCGGGCGGAGCCGACCCCGACTCCGCGGCCGAACGGATCGTCGCCGAGCACCGGAACGCGCGGCGGCCCGTCCCCGGCTTCGGGCACCGGTTCCACCCCCGAGATCCGCGCCGCGACCCGCTGCTGGCTTTGGCGGGCGAAGCGGCCGAAGCCGGTGAGATCTCCGGCCGGGCGTTGCGCGCCGGAACGGCGCTCGAAGCCGCGCTGGCCCGCGGCCGCAGCCGCCCCGTACCCATGAACATCGACGGCGCCACCGCCATCATCTACCGCGAGCTCGGTTTCGCGGCGGAGCTCGGGCGCGGGCTGTTCGTCCTGTCCCGCAGCGTCGGAATCCTCTCGCACGCGTGGGAGGAGAAGTCCGCGGGCACGCGGATCAAGGGTCCGCTGCCGCGGCCGCTGCTCGCCGCCTACGAGGGCGAGCCGCGCCGCGACCTCGCATGA
- a CDS encoding CaiB/BaiF CoA transferase family protein — protein sequence MNETPAPPAGKLLDGVRVLDLTNVLAGPFAAYQLALLGADVVKVEIPGTGDLARRLGAETELNEQRLGASFLAQNGGKRSMTVNLKSERGRAVLLRAVEQADVLVENFRPGVLDRLDLGWDRLREANPRLVYCAISGFGQDGPLRDRPAYDQIVQGLSGMMSATGTRESGPLRAGYPVADTLGGMAAAFSIAAALVHRDRTGEGTMLDVSMLESALTAMGWAVSNHLIAGQEPERIGNDNVTAAPSGTFGTADGLLNIAANEQRQFAALCRVVGRPELADDARFAERTARKVHRHELTRELEAALAARTAVEWERLLAPAGVPAARVLTVPDALRQEQVEARDFVHDLPFPEHPERTLRVLGSPVRVQGTAATPACPPPLLGEHTDALLAELGYDATDIAALRAEGAV from the coding sequence ATGAACGAGACGCCCGCCCCGCCCGCGGGGAAACTGCTCGACGGCGTGCGGGTCCTGGACCTGACCAACGTGCTCGCCGGCCCGTTCGCCGCGTACCAGCTGGCGCTGCTGGGCGCCGACGTGGTGAAGGTCGAAATCCCGGGAACCGGTGATCTCGCCAGGCGGCTCGGCGCCGAAACCGAATTGAACGAGCAGCGGCTCGGGGCCTCGTTCCTCGCCCAGAACGGCGGGAAGCGGTCGATGACGGTCAACCTCAAGAGCGAGCGCGGACGCGCGGTGCTGCTGCGCGCCGTCGAGCAGGCCGACGTGCTCGTGGAGAACTTCCGCCCCGGCGTGCTCGACCGGCTCGACCTCGGATGGGACCGGCTCCGCGAGGCGAATCCGCGCTTGGTGTACTGCGCGATCTCCGGCTTCGGGCAGGACGGCCCGCTGCGGGACCGGCCCGCCTACGACCAGATCGTGCAAGGGCTGTCCGGGATGATGAGCGCCACCGGCACCCGGGAATCCGGTCCGCTGCGCGCGGGATATCCGGTCGCGGACACGCTCGGCGGGATGGCCGCGGCGTTCTCCATCGCCGCCGCGCTGGTGCATCGCGACCGCACCGGGGAAGGAACGATGCTCGACGTGTCGATGCTGGAGTCGGCGCTCACAGCGATGGGCTGGGCGGTCTCCAACCACCTGATCGCCGGCCAGGAGCCCGAGCGCATCGGCAACGACAACGTCACCGCGGCCCCCTCCGGCACCTTCGGCACCGCCGACGGCCTGCTCAACATCGCGGCCAACGAGCAGCGCCAGTTCGCCGCGCTCTGCCGGGTCGTGGGACGCCCGGAACTCGCCGATGACGCGCGCTTCGCCGAGCGGACGGCGCGCAAGGTCCACCGCCATGAGCTGACCCGGGAGCTTGAGGCGGCGCTCGCCGCCCGCACGGCGGTGGAGTGGGAGCGGTTGCTGGCTCCGGCGGGAGTTCCCGCGGCCCGGGTGCTCACCGTTCCGGACGCGCTGCGCCAAGAGCAGGTCGAGGCGCGTGATTTCGTCCACGACCTGCCGTTCCCGGAACACCCGGAACGGACGCTCCGGGTCCTCGGCAGCCCCGTGCGCGTTCAGGGGACCGCCGCGACCCCGGCTTGCCCTCCCCCGCTCCTCGGCGAGCACACCGACGCCCTGCTCGCGGAACTGGGCTACGACGCCACCGACATCGCCGCGCTGCGCGCGGAAGGAGCAGTATGA
- a CDS encoding IclR family transcriptional regulator — protein MPTGAEGGEGVRSVVRALELLALFDGTHRSRSVRELTDATGLPKSTVVRLVTTLEQNGLLWTSTNGRLTPGAGLLRWAQLAHDAWQLPPEAVECLRALSSESGGESSRIYVRQGLSRLCVAQHEGTQQLRHVVRIGEAMPLWAGASGHVLLAGCSAKELHRAAMAAARGPEFESALAERVDRAAAQDWAVSHGEREHGVSAVAAPITDPDGRIVAAVGLGGPTSRFTAENVAAFLPALSRAATRLSELRFIGGGS, from the coding sequence ATGCCCACGGGAGCAGAGGGCGGCGAGGGCGTGCGCAGCGTCGTGCGGGCGTTGGAACTGCTCGCGCTGTTCGACGGAACGCACCGCTCGCGCAGCGTCCGAGAGCTGACCGACGCCACCGGGCTGCCGAAGTCCACCGTCGTGCGCCTGGTGACCACCTTGGAGCAGAACGGGCTCCTGTGGACCAGCACGAACGGCCGCCTCACGCCCGGGGCGGGACTGCTGCGCTGGGCGCAGCTGGCGCACGACGCCTGGCAGTTGCCCCCCGAGGCGGTGGAGTGCCTGCGCGCGCTGTCGTCCGAGTCGGGCGGCGAGTCCTCCCGGATCTACGTCCGGCAGGGACTCTCCCGCCTGTGCGTCGCGCAGCACGAGGGAACTCAGCAACTCCGCCACGTGGTGCGCATCGGCGAGGCGATGCCCCTGTGGGCGGGCGCGTCCGGGCACGTGCTGCTGGCGGGCTGCTCCGCGAAGGAGCTGCACCGCGCGGCCATGGCCGCAGCCCGCGGACCGGAATTCGAGTCGGCCCTCGCGGAGCGCGTCGACCGGGCGGCGGCGCAGGACTGGGCCGTGAGCCACGGGGAACGCGAGCACGGCGTATCCGCCGTCGCCGCCCCGATCACCGACCCCGACGGCCGGATCGTCGCCGCGGTCGGCCTCGGCGGTCCCACCAGCCGCTTCACCGCGGAGAACGTCGCAGCGTTCCTGCCCGCGCTGAGCAGAGCGGCCACCCGGCTGTCGGAATTGCGCTTCATCGGAGGTGGTTCATGA
- a CDS encoding MFS transporter, protein MSTSTSRRPAFQPRVISAAVLGTTVEWYDFALYATAASMVFNKLYFPNGDPLVGTIAAFGTFAIGFLGRPLGGAYFGELGDRKGRKHVLVVTLLLMGIATTGIGLLPSYATIGLAAPLLLTVLRFVQGFAAGGEKTGALILLFENAPPRWRGLLSSLPAIGTGAGTLLSTGAMALASTTLSEQAFLDWGWRIPFLFSAVLTLFGLWVRRSLDETEDFQQELARQARETAENPHTPERAPWRDRLARSRFVEAWRKYPKEMVIVMCAGAAENTGYYVFGTFSVAYAENAGLATAPVLTGIMVVSVVKLASVPLFGWLSDRWGRRPVSILGALVMAGACYPFFRMVDSEQTWLICLALVLTLGIGQSAVLGAQPAFFAELFTTKVRFTAVGVANNLGTVLTGGLAPLVASSLLLLFDQSITGVVVFLLLTCGVTVVTVALARETNRRDDRTEASTSSPTT, encoded by the coding sequence ATGAGCACGTCAACCAGCCGGCGCCCGGCGTTCCAACCGCGGGTGATCTCGGCTGCGGTACTGGGCACGACGGTGGAGTGGTACGACTTCGCGTTGTACGCGACGGCCGCGTCGATGGTGTTCAACAAGCTGTACTTCCCGAACGGCGATCCGCTGGTGGGGACGATCGCCGCGTTCGGCACGTTCGCCATCGGCTTCCTCGGCCGCCCGCTCGGCGGCGCCTACTTCGGCGAGCTCGGAGATCGCAAGGGGCGCAAGCACGTCCTGGTCGTCACCCTGCTGCTGATGGGCATCGCCACGACGGGGATCGGGCTGTTGCCGAGCTACGCCACGATCGGCCTGGCGGCTCCGCTGCTGCTGACCGTGCTGCGCTTCGTCCAGGGCTTCGCCGCGGGCGGCGAGAAGACCGGCGCGCTGATCCTGCTGTTCGAGAACGCGCCGCCCCGATGGCGCGGACTGCTCTCCAGCCTCCCGGCGATCGGCACCGGCGCCGGGACGCTGCTGTCCACCGGCGCGATGGCCCTCGCATCGACGACCTTGTCCGAGCAGGCGTTCCTCGACTGGGGCTGGCGAATCCCGTTCCTGTTCAGCGCGGTGCTCACGCTGTTCGGCCTGTGGGTGCGCCGCTCCTTGGACGAAACCGAGGACTTCCAGCAGGAACTCGCGCGCCAGGCCCGCGAAACCGCCGAGAACCCGCACACCCCCGAGCGGGCGCCGTGGCGCGATCGGCTCGCGCGGAGCCGGTTCGTCGAAGCATGGCGCAAGTACCCGAAGGAAATGGTCATCGTGATGTGCGCGGGGGCCGCCGAGAACACCGGCTACTACGTGTTCGGCACCTTCTCCGTCGCCTACGCCGAGAACGCCGGACTCGCCACCGCTCCGGTGCTCACCGGGATCATGGTCGTGTCGGTCGTGAAACTCGCCTCGGTGCCGCTGTTCGGCTGGCTCTCCGACCGCTGGGGGCGGCGACCGGTGAGCATCCTGGGCGCGCTGGTCATGGCGGGCGCCTGCTATCCGTTCTTCCGCATGGTCGACTCCGAGCAGACCTGGCTGATCTGCCTGGCGCTCGTGCTGACGCTGGGAATCGGCCAGTCGGCGGTCCTGGGCGCCCAACCGGCGTTCTTCGCCGAGCTGTTCACCACCAAGGTCCGCTTCACCGCGGTCGGCGTGGCCAACAACCTCGGCACCGTGCTCACCGGCGGGCTCGCTCCGCTGGTCGCCAGCTCGCTCCTGCTGCTGTTCGACCAGAGCATCACCGGCGTCGTGGTGTTCCTGCTGCTGACGTGCGGAGTCACGGTGGTGACGGTCGCACTGGCCCGCGAGACCAACCGGCGCGACGACCGCACCGAAGCCTCGACCTCCAGCCCGACGACATGA